The Haloferax volcanii DS2 DNA segment TCGACCGGGATGCGTTCGAGCGTCGGCTCTTCGAGGAAATCCGTCTGGTCGTGGCCGTCGGTGATGCGGATGCCGTAGACCGTTACGAGCTCCTCGCCGGGGTCGAGCGTCCGTTCGTACTCGACGCGGTGGTCCTTGTAGGCCGTCCAGTTGTCGCTCTCGAAGTCGGGGTGGAACCCGACGCTCTCCATCGGGAACGACTTCGGGATGCGGTCGATGACTCGGATTCGGGTCGCCTCGTCTCGCGTCGACCTGATGACGAACTTGATGGCGGGAACGGGAAACTCGTCGGCTGCGAAGGTCTTGTCGACCGTGACCTCGCCGTCGGAAACCGATGTAACCCCTTCGGACTCGCGGCTCATGGCCGCCACTTTCCCGACATCCATTATAAAACAACCGGGGCCGCGAAGTCGCCTCGCCGTCGTCTCCCGATTCGACGGTTTCGATGCGGCGGCTGTCAGCCGGCGATGACCGGCGCGGAACGGCCGCCCCGAAAAGGCGGTTCGAACGCGACCTCAGAGGTCGACGCGGTCACCGATTTCGACGAGGTCGAGCGAGCGCGGGGCCTCGAAGCTCTTGGCGTGGTGGTGCAGCACCTTCGGGTCGGCGGTCATGCCCTTCCACATGTCCCAGTGAGTCGGGACGAGGCGGTCGAGGTCGAGGTCGCTCGCGGCCTCGATAATCTGGTTTTCGTCGTTGTACCACGTCGTGCGGACCGGCTCGCCCGTCTCCTTGTCGGGGATGTTGCCGACGGTTCCGAACGCGAGGATGCCGAGGTCGAGGTCGTAGCGCTCCCCGATGCCGGCGAACTCCTCGGCGGGCTTGGTGTCGCCGCCGTGGATGAACGTCCCCGACTCGTGTTCGAAGACGTAGGCGACCGGATGAGACGCGTCGGGGTCGTAGGCGGGTTCGACGTGGACGGTGAACTCACCGATGTCGACGCTGTCGCCCTCCGCGACCTCCTCGAACTGGTCCTCGGAGAGGTCGTAGTCGTCGAACCACGCCTCGTCGTCGTAGGCGACCGAAAGCGAGTCGTCGGGGGCGACGAACGTCGCGCCCGTGTTTTCGAGGATGGGCGCTTGACTCTGCCCGTGAACGTGGTCCGTGTGCTCGTGCGTGGCGAGGACCGCGTCGGCCTCGGTCACGTCCTCGGGGTCGAACGGGACGGGAATCATACGGACCGTCCGCGGCGGGTCGCCGATGCCGACGTACGGGTCGACGAACAGCGTCGTCCCCTCGCTGCCCTTGATGACGAACCCGTTGCAACCCAGATACCAGATGGCAACCGTCTCGGGGTCGGCCGACTCGACCGCGCGCGGGAGCCAGTCGCTCCAGTCGCTGACTGTCATAGAGACGTGTCCTCCCGCCGGGGGACTAAGCGTTGCGCTCTCTCGTCCGACGCGTCCCGACGACCCGACAACAACGACTAGCAATACGCAGACAACCCGCGCATATTTGTGGACGAAATTGTAGCCTACAATAGAAAATAGAGACATATGTGGTGTATAAGGTGTTACCCTGACAAGATGTTTAATGCACCAACTCATGTTGCCAGATACCATGTCAGGAACCCACAAACAAACGGCGAACTTCTCTTCGATGGCTCGGACGATGCGCGCGTGCGGCGCGTGGGAAGCGGTTTCCCCGCTGGACGACGACTCGCGGCGACCGGACGAGTTCTGACGCAACTGAGAACGGCAGTCCGGCTTCGGTCGGGCGATGCGGCCCCGCACTTATCATCTTCGACGCGGTCCGATACCACATGAACGCAGACGCCAGTCTCGGTCGCGTCGAGTGCCGAGGCGACACCACAGCACGCCGAGGAGTGACTTCGCCGTGCGCGTGAGCGTCGTCGGCGGGAGCGTCGTCCCCGACCCGGTCGAAGCCATCGCCGAAGACCTGGGTCGCCTGCTCGCCCAGCGCGGCCACACGGTCGTCTGCGGCGGCCTCGGCGGCGTCATGAAGGCGGCCTGTCGCGGCGCGAAAGACGCCGGCGGCACGACTATCGGCGTCCTGCCGGGCGAGGACCGCGAGGATGCGAACTCCTACGTCGACATCCCTATTGCGACCGGGCTCGGCCACGCGAGAAACGCGCTCGTCGCGATGAACGGCGACGCCGTCATCGCCGTCGACGGCGGCGGCGGGACGCTCTCCGAAATCGGCTACGCCAACGTCTTCGACCGCCCGACGGCCGGCATCAGAACCCAACAGGTCGGCTCGCTAGAGGGCTTCGAGCCGTGCGACTCGCCGGAAGCGGCCGTCGCGTTCGTCGAAGACGCGGTCTGAGCGGGCGGTCGCGCCGCGCTACGCGTCCGCGGCGCCCTCGTCGCGTTCGACGCAGTCGCGGAGCAGGTCGTCGATGACGGTCTCTCGGAACGACTCCCAGTCGGTCGTCGACGCCCAGAGCCGACCCGCGTCCGTGGGTTCGAGCGCGTCGCGGCCGCGTTCGCGCTCGCGCGTCGTGACGAATCCGTTCGCGGTGAGTCCCTCGACCGCCACGTCGAGCCGCGGAGCGAGCGCGTTCGAGAGTCGCTTTTCGAATCGGTCGCCCGCCACGCTGTCGCGAGCGACGCCCACGCAGAACGAATCGAACGCCGACCACGTCTCGTCGTCGCGCGCGCCGGCGACGATGCCGTGGTGTTCGGCGCGCTCGCGGAGTTCGGCGGCGACCCCGCGGCGCGTCCGCGGGCGAGAGCGCGGCGGCCCCGCAGCGAGGACGGACAGCACCGCCGCTTCGAGGTCGCCCAGCGGCGAGAGCGCGTGCCCGTCGAGTTCGAGGGCTGACTCGCCCGTTGCGGGACCGGAATCGTCGAGGGCCGAGAGGCTCGTCGCGGCCTCGGCGGCCCGCTCGGAGAGTTCGGTCGTCCGCTCGGCAACCGGGCCGGCAGCGGCCGAAAGCTGCGAGCGAGCGTCGAGGTAGGCGTCGAGGTGCGCCTCGAAGCGGTCGAGCGACTCGAACAGCTCGACGGTCGCTCGGTCTTCGAACTTCCCGAAGCGCGCCTCGCAGCTCGTTCGGAAGCGGGCGACCAGTTCGTGGGGGTCGTCTTCGGCCGACGCGAGCAGGCGACTCTCGCCGTCGAGCCACACGTCGAGCGCGTCGAGGACCGCGTTCGGGTCGCGAGTGTCTTCGGGGTCCGGGCGGGGGTCCTCGGACTCGACGAGGTCCACGAGCTGTTCGCGGGCGCGGCCGACGTAGGAACTCATCGCGCCGAGCGGCGAGTCGCTGCCGGAGCGCGCCCCGCGAGCGCCCGCGGTGCGGCCGGCGCGGGAGTTCGGACGGGACTCCCCGCTGGCGTCGGCGAGCGCGTCGCGCAGGTCCGACAGGGCGATACGGAGCGGGCGGGCGACGGCCGCGGCCGCGGGGCCGTCGGAGACGCGACGGAACTCGTCGAACGCGTCGGAGGCGGCCTCGACATCACCGACGAGCGACCGGAGGTCGTCGATAGCGGCGAGGTCGGGGCGGTCGGTCGCGGGGATGGTCAGGAGCGAGACGGTTCCGCGGTCGAGTTCGCCGCCGTCGACGAGGGCGGTTCGCGCGGCGTAGAACGCGGCGGCGACCTGCGGGGGCGCGCCCGCGAGGTTCACCTGTACGTCGCCGTCCGCGGCGGCCCCGCGGAGCAGGTCGGTCGTCGCGGCGTACAGTTCCTCGAAGGAGGCGGTAAACGGGAGTCGTGCTTCGTCGACCGCGTTCCGGCCCGCGAGCCGTTCGGTGACGGCTTTCGCGGCGTGGGCGCTCGCTCGCGGCGCGCCGGGGGCGCAGTCGTCCGGGTCGCGACCCTGCTCGGGGTCGGCCTCGTCGCGGACCAGCCGAACCCGGTCGGCGTCGGCGACAGCGGCTTCGAGCGGGGTGACGACCCGCTGCACGTCGAGTCCGAGAACGGAGAGGTGGGTCGTCGGCATCTGTCTGACCAATTCGCTACCTGTGCCCTGAATGTTGTGGTGCTCGTGAGAGCCGCCCGTCAGTCGCGCCGACGCGGCGTCAGACCCACGAGCGGACGAGGTTGCGGCCGACGACGCCGAGGCCGAGCATGTCGACGACGAACAGGATGACGCTACCGAGGATGGGGACGAGCGCGCCGAGGAAGACCGTCGAAACCGCGCCGCCGACGATGCTGAGGAGGACGAGCGCGAGGAACCCCGGAATCGCCACGAGGAGGCCGATGATGGTGATTGCGAGGAGGACGAGCACGATGACGCCGCCGATGCTGACGCCGAGGCCCCAGAGGAACGACCCGTCGGGGTCGTCCCGAATCTCGGCGATGGCGTCTCTGGTGTACGACGGGGCCGCGGCGACGAGGATGCCGCCGACGACGAGGTCGATGAGGAAGCTCCCGCCGGCTCGGAACATCGGCGAAAGCTGCGGTGCGGATTCGAAGTTCTGCGCGGCCGCGGTTCCCGCGAGCGCGAGGACGCCGAGCAGACTCAGGAGGGCGGTTTGTGACGTTCGTGGAGGGACCATACGTATCCGTGAACGGGCGGCCCGTATAGGTACTCTGGGGCGACAATCTAGAAATCGAACATATCCGAGACG contains these protein-coding regions:
- a CDS encoding MBL fold metallo-hydrolase, with product MTVSDWSDWLPRAVESADPETVAIWYLGCNGFVIKGSEGTTLFVDPYVGIGDPPRTVRMIPVPFDPEDVTEADAVLATHEHTDHVHGQSQAPILENTGATFVAPDDSLSVAYDDEAWFDDYDLSEDQFEEVAEGDSVDIGEFTVHVEPAYDPDASHPVAYVFEHESGTFIHGGDTKPAEEFAGIGERYDLDLGILAFGTVGNIPDKETGEPVRTTWYNDENQIIEAASDLDLDRLVPTHWDMWKGMTADPKVLHHHAKSFEAPRSLDLVEIGDRVDL
- a CDS encoding TIGR00725 family protein, producing the protein MRVSVVGGSVVPDPVEAIAEDLGRLLAQRGHTVVCGGLGGVMKAACRGAKDAGGTTIGVLPGEDREDANSYVDIPIATGLGHARNALVAMNGDAVIAVDGGGGTLSEIGYANVFDRPTAGIRTQQVGSLEGFEPCDSPEAAVAFVEDAV